The following are encoded in a window of Deltaproteobacteria bacterium genomic DNA:
- a CDS encoding class I SAM-dependent methyltransferase yields MGFYSRILFPLAYDSLVSSPMKDKARRALLSGVKGEILEIGFGTGLNLPNYPSHVKKVTAVDRNASMNARAEKRIKGASIIVDSYVLNAESLPMKNDTFDSVVTTYTLCTINNIDSALTEVYRVLKPGGRFFFLEHGLSNDPKIQKWQYRLNPIQSFFVDGCRLTRNIRHLIEQADFNLLELDEYYIDDDSKVHGYTYQGVAEKAK; encoded by the coding sequence ATGGGATTTTATTCACGGATTTTATTTCCATTGGCATATGATTCTTTGGTGTCGTCACCGATGAAGGATAAAGCTCGCCGCGCGCTTCTGTCCGGGGTTAAAGGAGAAATATTGGAAATTGGTTTTGGTACAGGCTTAAACCTTCCAAATTATCCATCCCATGTTAAAAAAGTTACTGCTGTTGACAGGAATGCAAGCATGAATGCAAGGGCTGAAAAAAGGATTAAGGGGGCATCAATTATCGTTGATAGTTATGTGTTAAATGCCGAGAGTTTGCCCATGAAGAATGACACCTTTGATAGTGTTGTAACTACTTATACACTATGCACTATAAACAATATCGATTCCGCATTAACCGAAGTCTATCGGGTTTTGAAACCGGGCGGCCGTTTCTTTTTTTTAGAGCATGGCCTGAGTAATGACCCGAAAATACAAAAATGGCAGTATCGGCTTAATCCCATACAAAGTTTTTTTGTAGATGGTTGCCGACTTACCCGAAACATAAGGCACCTTATTGAACAAGCTGATTTTAATTTGCTTGAACTGGACGAATATTATATTGATGATGATTCAAAAGTTCACGGATACACATATCAGGGCGTTGCAGAAAAGGCTAAATAG